A genomic region of Catalinimonas niigatensis contains the following coding sequences:
- a CDS encoding spore photoproduct lyase family protein: MHSFQPKKIYYTADALNEVGKKILQRFSDAETEPIKQHNRLPDLSEVGHFKVKSDVLVLGKLKTLTFRENGRSADYIAPSLANGCTGGCTYCYVDRHKQVNPITFFTNTDEIIAAIDKHVYSLVWPKKPLQTDPEYYIYDLGCNSDLSVDATISEAILKVFDFFRQHPRAKGSFATKFVNPGLLSYDPQRKVRIRFSLMPPSVNKAVDIRTDDIEERLLAINQFYEAGYEVHVNFSPVIVYGGKQWRQDYRQLFEQLNEIVKPEVKAQMKCEVIFLTHNRGQHEANLDINPKGEQLLWQPAWQEDKRSHMGGHNIRYRHDLKAEMIKIFRKIHAETIPWCKIRYIF; the protein is encoded by the coding sequence ATGCATTCCTTTCAACCCAAAAAAATCTACTATACTGCTGATGCTTTAAATGAGGTAGGAAAAAAGATACTACAACGTTTTTCCGATGCAGAGACGGAACCTATCAAGCAACACAATCGTCTGCCGGATCTAAGTGAGGTGGGCCATTTTAAGGTAAAGTCGGACGTATTGGTGTTAGGGAAACTGAAGACGCTGACCTTTAGAGAAAATGGGCGCTCTGCGGACTATATCGCTCCCAGTTTGGCCAATGGCTGCACCGGAGGATGTACTTACTGCTATGTAGACCGGCATAAGCAGGTAAATCCTATTACCTTTTTTACCAATACGGATGAAATTATCGCTGCCATTGACAAACACGTTTATAGCCTTGTCTGGCCAAAAAAGCCTCTTCAAACGGATCCAGAGTACTATATATATGACCTGGGCTGTAATTCCGACCTATCTGTGGATGCCACAATTTCTGAAGCTATTCTGAAGGTATTTGATTTTTTCCGACAGCATCCTCGGGCAAAAGGCAGCTTTGCGACCAAATTTGTAAACCCAGGCTTGTTGAGCTATGATCCACAGCGCAAAGTGCGGATTCGGTTTAGCCTGATGCCTCCCTCAGTAAACAAAGCAGTAGATATACGAACGGATGATATAGAAGAGCGACTATTGGCGATTAATCAGTTTTATGAGGCAGGATATGAGGTGCATGTCAACTTCTCTCCGGTCATTGTATATGGCGGTAAACAGTGGCGCCAAGATTATCGTCAGCTTTTTGAGCAATTGAACGAAATAGTGAAACCGGAGGTGAAGGCGCAGATGAAGTGTGAAGTAATTTTCCTGACGCACAACCGCGGGCAGCACGAAGCGAATCTGGACATTAATCCCAAAGGGGAACAGTTACTTTGGCAACCTGCGTGGCAGGAAGATAAGCGAAGCCATATGGGTGGTCACAATATCCGTTACCGCCATGATTTAAAAGCTGAGATGATTAAAATCTTTAGGAAAATACACGCAGAAACAATTCCCTGGTGTAAAATCCGGTATATCTTCTAA
- a CDS encoding aldose 1-epimerase family protein yields the protein MNYILENEQWVAQIKSEGAELCSFTNKETGKEYIWQADPSVWARHAPVLFPIVGRLNQDSYHYEGKTYSMSQHGFARDREFSLVEQEKQRLILGLTADKESMEQYPFNFILDIIYQLHENKLIVTYKVSNKDQQAMLFSIGAHPAFFAPNIVDQQIQEYHLVFERPETLDRHLIENGLRTGETKRLLENEQQLPLHPKYFEDDAIIFKDVQSKWVSLVVHSTGEKLIEMSIEHFPYLGIWQKRGANFICIEPWLGIADSKDFGGNFSEKEGIQSLEAEQTFECSYEIKFH from the coding sequence ATGAACTATATTTTGGAGAATGAACAATGGGTAGCACAGATTAAAAGCGAAGGAGCTGAGCTTTGCAGCTTCACAAATAAAGAGACTGGCAAAGAGTATATATGGCAAGCGGACCCTTCGGTATGGGCACGTCATGCCCCAGTACTTTTTCCGATTGTGGGGAGACTCAATCAGGATAGCTATCATTATGAAGGAAAAACCTATTCCATGTCACAGCATGGTTTTGCCCGTGATCGGGAATTTAGTTTGGTTGAACAGGAAAAGCAACGTCTGATTTTGGGATTGACTGCTGATAAGGAAAGTATGGAGCAGTATCCTTTTAATTTTATCCTCGATATCATTTATCAGCTCCATGAAAATAAGCTTATTGTCACCTATAAAGTAAGTAACAAAGATCAGCAGGCCATGCTTTTCTCTATAGGCGCACATCCGGCATTTTTTGCCCCCAATATTGTGGATCAACAAATACAGGAATATCATCTGGTGTTTGAACGACCAGAAACACTGGATAGACATCTTATAGAAAATGGCCTGCGAACAGGTGAAACCAAACGATTGCTGGAAAACGAACAACAGTTGCCTTTACATCCTAAGTATTTTGAAGATGACGCTATTATCTTCAAAGATGTGCAATCCAAATGGGTAAGCTTAGTAGTACATTCTACTGGAGAAAAGCTCATAGAAATGTCTATTGAGCATTTTCCTTATCTGGGAATCTGGCAAAAAAGAGGCGCTAACTTTATTTGTATTGAACCATGGTTGGGTATTGCAGATAGTAAAGATTTTGGAGGAAATTTTAGTGAGAAAGAAGGAATACAATCTCTTGAGGCTGAACAAACATTCGAATGCAGCTATGAGATTAAATTTCACTAA
- a CDS encoding tagaturonate reductase: protein MPERLNQRLVLKSDLNPNDTLHLPTKAQLESPDKIIQFGSGALLRGLIDFFINKAQQEGKFKGRAVIVNNTKSGRGAYFNEQDGLFTLCIEGFAKGETVKEYTVNAAISKALPATDHWQDILTYARNPEVNTAISNTTEIGIALYKDDDLKANPPQSFPGKLTAFLYERFMTLGGSPQSGMLILPTELILDNGTKLRDIVIELAVINRLGSDFTDWIKEHNIFCNTLVDRIVPGEPEEAKQKRIEEELGFEDRLLTISEVYRLFAVEGDKEKILEKAPWLAVDEGIIISKDITPYRERKLRILNGGHTISVAAGFLSALDTVYDCMEDGVMSQFINRVIKQEIVPTLEIDQKMATEFADDVLDRFRNPFLNHKLISITLQYTSKMNMRNGLTFKRYYDKYGHAPELMCAGFAAYLMFLRPVKKVDDKYYGEFQGKEYPISDDQASYFYQLWMDADLNDPVLVNELVDKVLLNQQLWEQDLKNMGDFAAKVKYYLGEYAQKGVKATLANMMNK from the coding sequence ATGCCTGAGCGTTTGAACCAAAGACTTGTACTTAAATCAGACCTAAATCCTAACGATACATTACATCTCCCAACTAAAGCGCAATTAGAATCCCCTGATAAGATTATTCAGTTTGGCTCGGGAGCACTGTTGAGAGGATTGATTGATTTTTTTATTAATAAAGCCCAACAGGAAGGCAAGTTTAAAGGTAGAGCAGTGATTGTCAACAACACTAAATCTGGCAGGGGAGCCTACTTCAATGAGCAGGATGGTCTCTTTACCCTTTGTATCGAGGGTTTTGCGAAAGGAGAGACCGTTAAAGAATATACTGTGAATGCTGCGATCAGTAAAGCTTTACCTGCTACTGATCATTGGCAGGATATCCTGACCTATGCAAGGAATCCTGAAGTGAATACAGCCATTTCCAATACTACGGAGATTGGCATTGCTTTATATAAGGATGACGACCTGAAGGCCAATCCGCCACAATCTTTTCCCGGCAAACTTACTGCTTTCCTCTATGAGCGCTTTATGACTTTGGGAGGCTCTCCTCAAAGCGGGATGCTGATCCTACCTACAGAGTTGATCTTGGATAATGGTACTAAGCTCCGAGATATTGTCATTGAATTAGCCGTAATCAATCGTTTGGGCAGTGACTTTACCGACTGGATCAAGGAGCATAATATATTCTGCAATACATTGGTAGATCGCATTGTACCCGGTGAGCCGGAAGAAGCCAAGCAGAAAAGAATTGAAGAAGAACTTGGGTTTGAAGACCGATTACTCACCATAAGTGAAGTTTACCGGCTTTTTGCTGTGGAGGGCGATAAAGAAAAAATCCTGGAAAAGGCTCCCTGGCTGGCAGTGGATGAAGGAATTATCATAAGTAAAGACATCACTCCTTATCGGGAGCGTAAGCTGCGTATCCTCAATGGAGGGCATACCATCAGTGTAGCAGCAGGTTTTCTCAGTGCGCTTGATACTGTCTACGACTGTATGGAGGATGGGGTGATGTCACAGTTTATCAATAGGGTGATCAAGCAGGAGATTGTGCCTACGCTGGAAATTGACCAGAAGATGGCTACCGAATTTGCCGATGATGTGCTGGACCGTTTTCGTAATCCTTTTCTTAACCACAAGCTGATTAGCATCACCCTACAGTATACTTCCAAAATGAACATGCGGAATGGCTTAACCTTCAAGCGTTATTATGATAAGTATGGGCATGCACCGGAGCTCATGTGTGCCGGATTTGCTGCTTACCTCATGTTTCTGCGGCCTGTCAAAAAGGTAGATGACAAATATTACGGAGAATTTCAGGGAAAAGAATATCCTATCAGCGATGACCAGGCGAGCTACTTCTATCAACTTTGGATGGATGCCGATCTGAATGATCCTGTACTTGTCAATGAGCTGGTAGACAAAGTACTGCTCAACCAGCAACTTTGGGAGCAGGACTTAAAGAACATGGGAGATTTTGCAGCCAAAGTGAAATACTATCTGGGTGAGTATGCTCAAAAGGGGGTAAAAGCTACTTTGGCTAACATGATGAACAAATAG
- a CDS encoding UxaA family hydrolase, protein MRQKILKIHPDDNIIVALDHLKDGEEVQLNGQTYHIYGDIPSKHKFSMNDLDAGDKIFMYGVLVGKAIQPIKKGEAITVSNVKHEASEFSLGKRKTDWPTPDVNRWQGASFRGYHRANGQVGVANYWLFIPLVFCENRNINVIREALVKDLGYDSRRSVDFDIKSLIYKHQQGASSEDLLSTEIVVTAEEMQNKRTFPNVDGIKFLTHEGGCGGTRSDAHTLCALFAGYITHPNVAGATVLSLGCQNAEDKILQEEIRKRDPNFSKPLYIMEQQKSKSERDFISEAIKKTFIGLTKANQLERKPAPLSKLVVGLECGGSDGFSGISANPAVGHAADLLVALGGSVILSEFPELNGVEQELTDRCVDDATAEKFISIMRAYSASAEAVGSGFDANPSPGNIKDGLITDAIKSAGAAKKGGTSSVVDVLDYTEPVTKAGLNLLCTPGNDVESTTGLAGSGASIILFTTGLGTPTGNPVAPTLKISSNNTLARRMADIIDINAGTIISGEDTIDSKGEEILDFIMCTADGSYTPKAVAIGQDDFIPWKRGVSL, encoded by the coding sequence ATGAGACAGAAGATACTCAAAATTCATCCGGATGATAACATTATTGTTGCCCTTGACCACCTGAAAGATGGAGAAGAAGTGCAGCTTAATGGACAGACCTACCATATCTACGGAGATATTCCCTCCAAGCATAAATTCTCTATGAATGACTTAGATGCAGGAGATAAGATCTTTATGTATGGCGTATTAGTGGGCAAAGCCATACAACCAATTAAAAAAGGAGAGGCTATCACAGTAAGTAATGTAAAACACGAAGCAAGTGAATTTTCTTTGGGCAAACGAAAAACAGACTGGCCCACACCAGATGTCAATCGCTGGCAGGGAGCATCATTCAGAGGTTATCATCGAGCCAACGGACAGGTAGGAGTGGCCAATTACTGGCTTTTCATTCCTTTGGTATTTTGCGAAAACCGTAATATCAATGTCATCCGTGAAGCGTTGGTCAAAGATCTGGGCTACGATAGTAGACGTAGTGTAGATTTTGATATCAAATCGCTGATTTATAAGCATCAGCAGGGGGCTTCATCAGAAGATTTGCTGAGCACAGAAATTGTGGTCACCGCCGAAGAGATGCAAAACAAACGGACATTTCCTAATGTAGATGGTATCAAGTTCCTGACCCACGAAGGAGGTTGTGGAGGAACACGTTCTGATGCACATACCCTTTGTGCCTTATTTGCCGGATATATTACCCATCCTAATGTAGCGGGAGCTACTGTGCTGAGTCTGGGCTGCCAGAATGCGGAAGACAAAATATTGCAGGAAGAAATCAGAAAGCGTGATCCCAACTTTAGCAAGCCGCTCTACATCATGGAGCAGCAGAAAAGTAAGTCAGAAAGAGATTTTATCAGCGAAGCCATCAAAAAAACTTTTATTGGCCTGACGAAAGCTAATCAACTGGAAAGAAAACCTGCTCCGCTTAGTAAGCTTGTGGTGGGACTTGAGTGTGGAGGTTCTGATGGTTTCTCTGGTATTTCGGCGAACCCAGCGGTAGGTCACGCCGCTGATTTGCTAGTAGCGCTGGGGGGATCTGTTATCTTATCTGAATTTCCCGAACTCAATGGCGTAGAGCAGGAGCTAACTGACCGTTGTGTTGATGATGCTACAGCAGAAAAATTCATTAGCATCATGCGGGCCTATAGTGCCAGCGCTGAAGCCGTAGGTAGTGGATTTGATGCAAATCCATCTCCCGGTAACATCAAAGATGGTCTGATAACCGACGCTATCAAATCAGCGGGTGCTGCTAAAAAAGGAGGAACATCCTCCGTCGTTGATGTACTTGATTATACAGAACCAGTTACTAAAGCCGGATTAAACCTCCTCTGCACCCCTGGTAATGATGTGGAATCCACTACCGGATTGGCAGGCTCAGGAGCTTCCATCATTCTCTTTACCACTGGCCTTGGCACGCCTACTGGTAATCCAGTAGCACCTACGCTTAAAATTTCCAGCAATAATACCCTGGCTAGGCGTATGGCAGATATCATTGACATCAATGCGGGAACCATCATCAGTGGTGAAGATACTATTGATAGCAAAGGAGAAGAAATCCTGGATTTTATCATGTGCACAGCTGATGGAAGCTATACTCCCAAAGCAGTGGCTATTGGTCAGGATGATTTCATCCCCTGGAAAAGAGGCGTATCTTTATAA
- the creD gene encoding cell envelope integrity protein CreD codes for MPAETKTFYERFSAWTRNSITLRIISIAILVLLLLIPTSMIESLIQERQSYRQQAIRNVSSSWAEAQTLAGPILTIPYQVTYRNNNDQLVESTEYAHFLPDLLQIETSISPETRRRGIYEAVVYSAQVEFKGSFPAPDFETLNINPGAVFWKDAFIELGIPDMRGIQQRILLQWQEKEFPFDPGVGLGKVLSSGVSVGVPLDSSSHSNNFSFNVELNGSSSLGFLPLGKTTEVQANSSWSNPSFVGAFLPDDQDVNDGGFSAKWEVLHLNRNFPQAWKGEQYFFPLSDVAPSEDDYLYPPYRAEVEVQSSVQQYAFGVNLLMPVDQYQKSMRSAKYAIMFISLTFLTFFFVEILNRKRIHPVQYLLVGLALCIFFTLLLAISEHTTFNLAYIISGILVTALIAVYVKAVFKNQRLTTLLTLLLLLMYGFIFTLLQLQDYALLIGSIALFIILAVVMYISRTIDWYAVADPEEETEDKD; via the coding sequence ATGCCGGCCGAAACCAAAACCTTTTACGAAAGATTCAGTGCCTGGACCCGCAACTCCATTACACTGCGTATCATTTCCATTGCAATTCTAGTGCTACTCTTGTTGATTCCCACCTCAATGATAGAGAGTCTCATACAAGAGCGTCAAAGCTACCGCCAGCAGGCCATCCGAAATGTGAGTTCCTCCTGGGCTGAGGCCCAGACGCTTGCCGGTCCTATCCTCACCATTCCCTATCAGGTGACGTACAGGAATAACAATGATCAATTGGTTGAGAGTACAGAATATGCTCATTTTCTTCCCGATCTCTTGCAGATTGAAACCTCCATATCTCCTGAAACCCGCCGTAGAGGTATCTATGAAGCAGTGGTTTATAGTGCGCAAGTAGAATTTAAAGGAAGCTTTCCTGCACCTGACTTTGAAACCCTCAACATAAATCCCGGAGCAGTATTTTGGAAAGATGCTTTTATTGAGCTAGGGATTCCGGATATGAGGGGTATCCAGCAGCGAATTTTATTACAGTGGCAGGAAAAAGAATTTCCTTTTGATCCTGGTGTAGGTTTGGGAAAAGTACTCTCATCCGGTGTGAGCGTGGGAGTACCGCTAGACTCTTCTTCCCACAGTAACAACTTTAGCTTTAATGTTGAGCTTAACGGAAGCAGTTCATTGGGATTCTTACCGCTTGGAAAAACTACTGAAGTGCAGGCAAATTCATCCTGGTCTAACCCCAGCTTTGTAGGAGCTTTCCTTCCCGACGATCAGGATGTTAATGATGGCGGATTTAGCGCAAAGTGGGAAGTGTTGCATCTGAACCGCAATTTCCCTCAGGCCTGGAAGGGTGAGCAGTATTTTTTTCCCTTATCCGATGTTGCTCCTTCTGAAGATGATTACTTGTATCCACCTTACCGGGCAGAAGTAGAAGTACAAAGCAGTGTCCAACAATATGCTTTTGGTGTAAACTTACTGATGCCGGTAGACCAGTATCAGAAAAGCATGCGTTCTGCCAAATACGCCATCATGTTCATCTCTCTTACCTTTCTTACCTTCTTTTTCGTAGAAATTCTTAACCGTAAACGCATTCACCCAGTGCAGTACCTGCTGGTTGGGCTGGCTTTGTGCATCTTCTTTACTTTGCTTTTAGCCATTTCCGAACATACCACTTTCAATCTGGCATATATTATTTCCGGAATATTGGTCACTGCATTGATTGCAGTTTATGTAAAAGCCGTATTTAAAAACCAACGCCTTACTACTTTGCTGACCTTGCTACTTTTACTCATGTATGGCTTTATCTTTACCTTGCTTCAGTTACAGGACTATGCGCTGTTGATTGGCAGCATTGCCCTATTTATCATCCTTGCAGTAGTGATGTATATCTCTCGTACCATTGACTGGTACGCAGTCGCTGATCCTGAGGAAGAAACTGAAGATAAGGATTGA
- a CDS encoding serpin family protein, translated as MKKQLLFYTIFLGLWSCQQDQVAPKEELQLRKLSIEERELIQASNKFAIDLTQEILQEAHQNFFYSPYYVHMDLSMAINGAENGTLTQMQKVQQCEILERLEVNKVYNDLNPFLRSIDNHVKFTSAHAMWYRQDIEVRPLFSDMMAAYYGASVEPLDFSSRKASSVMSKWVEDHTSGKVDAQIPTLLPTASMYMVSATHLKGYWTFPFAKENTAPGTFYLKDKEITVPMMFTDQASYRYFQDDHKMLIDIPYGNQQFSMTILMPHQGDSVANLLSDISSKSIDQDLEQADTLDYHLYLPKFSISSQIALKEPLSKLGIKEAFSPQADFSGILNDSTAHIRVADMIHHAGIEVNESGIQTVLPRVAAANTNSTTPVVRINRPFIFFVRENHTGIILYTGILQNPITEQE; from the coding sequence ATGAAGAAACAGCTACTATTTTATACTATTTTCTTAGGACTATGGAGTTGCCAGCAGGATCAGGTAGCCCCTAAGGAAGAACTGCAGTTACGCAAGCTGAGTATTGAGGAACGAGAACTCATACAGGCCAGTAACAAATTTGCAATTGATCTTACGCAGGAAATTTTACAAGAAGCTCATCAAAACTTTTTCTACTCTCCTTACTATGTCCATATGGATTTGAGTATGGCTATCAACGGAGCCGAAAATGGCACCCTAACTCAAATGCAGAAAGTGCAGCAGTGTGAAATTCTGGAGCGTTTAGAAGTCAACAAAGTATATAATGATCTCAACCCTTTCTTGCGTAGCATAGATAATCATGTAAAATTTACATCAGCCCATGCCATGTGGTATCGCCAGGATATTGAAGTTCGTCCTCTCTTTAGTGATATGATGGCTGCTTATTATGGTGCCAGTGTAGAACCTCTGGATTTTAGTAGTCGTAAGGCTTCCTCTGTTATGAGTAAATGGGTAGAAGATCATACCTCAGGCAAAGTAGATGCGCAAATACCTACTCTTCTTCCTACGGCATCTATGTATATGGTCAGCGCTACGCATCTCAAGGGGTATTGGACCTTTCCTTTTGCCAAAGAAAATACGGCACCCGGTACTTTTTATTTGAAAGACAAAGAAATAACGGTACCAATGATGTTCACTGACCAAGCATCCTACCGCTACTTTCAGGATGATCATAAAATGCTGATAGATATTCCTTACGGGAATCAACAATTTAGCATGACCATACTAATGCCTCATCAGGGAGATAGTGTTGCCAACCTGCTATCTGATATCAGTTCAAAATCCATTGACCAGGACCTGGAGCAGGCAGATACATTAGACTATCATCTATATTTACCTAAGTTTAGCATTTCATCCCAGATAGCTTTAAAAGAACCTTTATCCAAGCTAGGAATAAAAGAAGCATTTTCTCCTCAAGCTGACTTTTCGGGTATTTTAAATGACTCTACTGCCCATATCAGAGTGGCAGATATGATTCACCATGCTGGCATAGAAGTAAATGAAAGTGGTATCCAGACAGTATTACCCAGAGTTGCTGCTGCCAATACAAATTCCACAACTCCTGTGGTGCGCATCAACCGACCTTTTATATTTTTCGTCAGAGAAAACCACACTGGTATAATTTTATATACTGGTATACTTCAAAATCCTATTACTGAACAAGAATAA
- a CDS encoding RluA family pseudouridine synthase codes for MKFNEVEGEDEQEQEELFEHHFIKVDANQSLVRIDKYLMARLPNVSRSKVQDAIKSEYVQVNKQTVKPNYKVHPLDEISISLPEPPRDTEVKPENIPLDIVYEDEHLLIINKAAGMVVHPAYNNWAGTLVNALAYHFQQLPTMEGNEGRPGLVHRIDKDTSGLLVIAKSERAMNGLAKQFFDHSIDRTYYAIVWGEPEEEKATIDINLGRSPKDRRITMAFPEGDVGRTAITHYEVLQTLRYVSLIKCKLETGRTHQIRAHMKYIGHPLFNDATYGGDQILKGTKFSKYKSFVENCFKIIPRQALHAKSLGFIHPITKEKMYFESDLPEDFKEVLEKWERYVQYT; via the coding sequence ATGAAATTCAATGAGGTAGAAGGTGAAGACGAACAAGAGCAGGAAGAATTATTTGAACATCACTTTATCAAAGTAGATGCTAACCAATCTTTGGTAAGGATTGACAAATACCTGATGGCACGTCTGCCCAATGTGAGCCGCAGTAAGGTACAGGATGCGATTAAAAGTGAGTATGTACAGGTAAATAAGCAAACGGTGAAGCCCAATTACAAGGTGCACCCCCTTGATGAAATTTCTATTTCTCTACCTGAGCCTCCTCGTGATACGGAAGTAAAGCCAGAAAATATTCCATTGGATATTGTATATGAAGATGAACATTTGCTAATCATCAACAAAGCAGCAGGCATGGTTGTACACCCTGCTTATAATAATTGGGCAGGAACGTTGGTGAACGCATTGGCCTATCATTTTCAGCAGTTACCTACTATGGAAGGTAACGAAGGCCGTCCCGGATTGGTACATCGGATTGATAAAGATACTTCCGGCCTACTCGTGATTGCCAAAAGCGAGCGGGCAATGAATGGTCTGGCCAAGCAGTTTTTTGACCACAGCATTGACCGTACTTATTACGCCATTGTGTGGGGCGAACCGGAAGAAGAAAAAGCTACGATTGACATAAATCTTGGACGTAGTCCGAAAGACCGGCGGATCACCATGGCTTTTCCTGAAGGAGATGTAGGACGAACGGCTATTACTCACTATGAAGTGTTACAGACCCTTCGCTATGTATCACTAATCAAATGCAAGTTGGAGACAGGTCGCACCCATCAGATCAGGGCACATATGAAATACATCGGGCATCCGCTTTTTAACGATGCTACCTACGGAGGAGATCAAATACTGAAAGGCACCAAATTTTCTAAATACAAATCCTTCGTAGAAAATTGTTTTAAGATTATCCCCCGGCAGGCTCTACATGCCAAGTCATTGGGTTTTATTCATCCGATAACCAAAGAAAAAATGTATTTTGAATCAGATTTGCCGGAAGATTTTAAAGAAGTATTGGAAAAATGGGAGCGCTACGTGCAATATACCTGA
- a CDS encoding carbon-nitrogen hydrolase family protein, protein MNRRNFIHKSSMTLGGISLVSQFAQCQATHQPLKAVAKTDRLPREVWVASLTQQGIAGDSLEQVIQSAIRKMEMVSSYKPDIICLPEFFHVQGLRNKKLSVEEASEEPIGKITQPLADFARQQQCYVIAPVFTKEDNTCYNAAVLIDRSGKMVGEYRKARPTESEIADGIAPGHFDPPVFETDFGKIGIQICFDIEWLDGWQRLKQKGAEIVFWPSAFAGGKKVNTMAWWHKFHVVSSTQKNTTKICKPSGEEIAWSGNYSQWGVCAPLNLEQAVLHSWPYSLKFPEIHKKYGNKVYTYTLHEEELSFIESRHPDVRIADVLREFEIPTYDQFKHSAELAQQKHRSL, encoded by the coding sequence ATGAACAGAAGGAATTTTATCCATAAGTCGAGCATGACGCTGGGAGGTATAAGCCTGGTGAGTCAGTTTGCACAATGTCAAGCAACACATCAACCGTTGAAAGCTGTAGCCAAAACTGATCGTCTGCCCAGAGAAGTATGGGTAGCCTCTTTGACACAGCAGGGCATTGCAGGAGATAGCCTGGAACAAGTGATCCAAAGTGCTATTCGCAAAATGGAAATGGTAAGCAGTTATAAGCCAGATATCATTTGTTTACCAGAATTTTTTCATGTGCAGGGACTCCGGAACAAGAAATTATCCGTAGAAGAAGCTTCGGAGGAACCTATCGGCAAGATTACTCAACCTCTGGCTGATTTTGCCCGGCAGCAGCAATGTTATGTGATTGCTCCTGTTTTCACCAAAGAAGACAATACCTGCTACAATGCTGCAGTACTGATTGATCGCTCAGGAAAAATGGTTGGAGAATACCGTAAAGCCAGACCTACAGAAAGCGAAATAGCCGATGGCATTGCCCCCGGCCACTTTGACCCTCCTGTATTTGAAACAGATTTTGGTAAAATCGGCATACAAATCTGTTTTGACATAGAATGGCTGGATGGCTGGCAGAGGCTTAAGCAAAAAGGTGCCGAGATTGTCTTCTGGCCTTCTGCATTTGCCGGAGGTAAGAAAGTGAATACCATGGCCTGGTGGCATAAGTTTCATGTGGTTTCCAGCACGCAAAAGAATACCACCAAAATCTGTAAGCCCAGCGGTGAAGAAATTGCCTGGAGTGGCAATTACAGCCAATGGGGCGTATGCGCTCCCCTGAATCTGGAACAAGCTGTACTCCACAGTTGGCCCTATTCTCTTAAATTTCCGGAAATCCATAAAAAGTATGGGAATAAAGTTTACACTTATACCCTACATGAAGAAGAGCTTTCTTTCATAGAAAGCCGCCACCCTGATGTTAGGATAGCCGACGTACTACGAGAGTTTGAGATTCCTACTTACGATCAGTTTAAACATAGTGCGGAACTGGCTCAGCAGAAACATCGGAGTTTATGA
- a CDS encoding sugar phosphate isomerase/epimerase family protein — translation MKLSRRHALASLGAVAGSAFLSSCETSASEKTETVVKPAAEKKANFTYCLNTSTIRESKLGLIKEIETAAEAGYDGIEVWIPTMQAYLDGGGKLSEVRKRIDDLGIKVEDAIGFAQWIVDDPAVRKAAFEQAKREMDMLSQIGCPRIAAPPAGATEKAGLDLLAAADRYAQLLELGEQMEVMPQLEVWGFSANLHRLGQTTYVAMESGHSKARILPDVYHLYKGGTDFTALQMLSGEAIEVFHMNDYPANPPRETMADKDRVYPGDGIAPLDQILQTLASSGTPKVLSLELFNPEYWKQDPLVVAKTGLEKMKSTVQSAMKS, via the coding sequence ATGAAACTATCTCGTCGTCATGCGCTTGCTTCTCTTGGAGCAGTAGCCGGTTCTGCTTTTTTGAGCAGTTGTGAGACTTCCGCTTCAGAGAAAACAGAGACTGTAGTGAAGCCAGCCGCTGAAAAGAAAGCAAATTTTACATACTGTCTGAATACCAGTACTATCCGTGAGAGCAAACTGGGACTGATCAAAGAGATAGAAACAGCTGCTGAAGCAGGCTATGATGGAATAGAGGTTTGGATACCTACCATGCAGGCCTATTTGGATGGAGGTGGAAAACTAAGTGAGGTCAGGAAACGCATAGATGACTTAGGCATCAAAGTAGAAGATGCGATTGGTTTTGCGCAGTGGATTGTAGATGATCCGGCGGTGCGCAAAGCTGCCTTTGAGCAGGCAAAAAGAGAAATGGATATGCTGTCGCAGATTGGCTGTCCCCGTATCGCTGCTCCACCTGCAGGGGCTACTGAAAAAGCAGGACTTGATCTGCTTGCTGCTGCTGACCGTTATGCTCAGTTATTGGAGTTGGGAGAGCAGATGGAGGTAATGCCCCAGCTGGAAGTATGGGGATTTTCGGCTAATCTACATCGTCTGGGCCAGACCACCTATGTGGCAATGGAAAGCGGACATTCTAAAGCCCGGATTTTGCCGGATGTATACCATCTTTATAAAGGAGGAACGGATTTTACGGCGTTGCAAATGCTGAGCGGAGAAGCCATTGAGGTCTTTCACATGAATGATTATCCAGCAAATCCTCCCCGGGAAACCATGGCAGATAAGGACCGCGTCTATCCGGGAGATGGAATTGCTCCTCTGGATCAGATATTGCAAACTCTGGCTTCCAGTGGCACTCCCAAGGTGCTTTCGCTGGAACTGTTTAATCCTGAGTACTGGAAACAAGATCCTTTGGTGGTGGCCAAAACTGGCCTGGAAAAGATGAAAAGTACAGTGCAAAGTGCTATGAAAAGCTAG